A DNA window from Drosophila biarmipes strain raj3 chromosome 2R, RU_DBia_V1.1, whole genome shotgun sequence contains the following coding sequences:
- the LOC108036173 gene encoding odorant receptor 45a encodes MDSSYFAVQRRALEIVGFDPGNPHLRLKHPIWAGILILALISHNWPMAVYALQDLSDLTRLTDNFAVFLQGTLSTFKFLAMMVKRRRIGSLIHRLHKLNQEASATPSQREKLERENQLDRYVSRSFRNAAHGVIWASAIAPMLLGLWRYIISGEFTPTTPMDFNFWLDERQPKFFWPIYFWGVLGVSAAAWLAIATDTLFSWLIHNVVVQFQLLELQLARRGYHAQEDVHLTKCIFQHRLALDLAGELSSIFAEIVFVKYMLSYLQLCMLAFRFSRSGWSAQVPFRATFLLAVIIQLSTYCYGGEYLKQQSLGIAEAVYGNSNWPEVPPKRRRLWQMMIMRAQRPATIFGFMFVVDLPLLLWVTKTAGSFLALLRTFERSPTQL; translated from the exons ATGGACTCCAGCTACTTTGCTGTTCAGAGAAGAGCTCTGGAAATCGTGGGATTCGATCCGGGGAATCCACATCTAAGGCTGAAACATCCCATTTGGGCAGGGATACTGATCCTGGCCTTAATTTCCCACAACTGGCCAATGGCGGTCTACGCTCTCCAGGATCTGTCGGATCTTACCCGACTAACAGACAACTTTGCTGTGTTTTTGCAAGGAACTTTGAGTACCTTCAAATTCCTGGCCATGATGGTGAAACGAAGACGCATTGGTTCTCTAATACACCGATTGCATAAGCTTAACCAGGAGGCCAGTGCCACGCCCAGTCAGCGGGAGAAACTCGAAAGGGAGAACCAACTGGATAGGTATGTCTCCAGATCCTTTAGAAATGCTGCCCATGGTGTGATATGGGCCTCGGCCATAGCTCCCATGTTGCTTGGCTTGTGGAGATATATAATATCAGGTGAGTTTACGCCCACCACACCCATGGATTTCAACTTTTGGCTGGATGAGCGGCAACCCAAATTCTTTTGGCCCATCTACTTCTGGGGCGTTTTGGGCGTGTCAGCTGCCGCCTGGTTGGCCATTGCAACGGATACCTTATTTTCCTGGCTAATTCACAATGTGGTGGTCCAGTTCCAATTGCTGGAGTTACAACTCGCAAGGAGGGGTTATCATGCTCAGGAGGACGTCCACCTCACCAAGTGCATTTTTCAACATCGTTTGGCTCTAGACTTGGCTGGGGAACTAAGTTCGATTTTCGCCGAGATCGTTTTCGTAAAATACATGCTGAGTTACCTGCAACTCTGCATGCTGGCCTTTCGCTTTAGCCGAAGTGGCTGGAGTGCCCAGGTGCCCTTTAGAGCCACCTTTCTGCTGGCCGTCATCATCCAACTGAGCACGTATTGCTATGGAGGTGAATACCTTAAGCAGCAGAGTCTGGGCATAGCTGAGGCCGTTTATGGCAACAGCAATTGGccagaagtgccgccgaagagGAGGAGACTGTGGCAAATGATGATCATGAGGGCCCAGCGACCGGCCACGATTTTTGGCTTCATGTTCGTTGTGGATCTGCCACTGCTGCTCTGG GTCACTAAAACTGCGGGCTCCTTTTTGGCATTGCTAAGGACTTTCGAGCGATCCCCAACCCAATTATAG
- the LOC108036469 gene encoding uncharacterized protein LOC108036469, with the protein MKQFALFSIFLLILVLGLAQMPQQVAAQGPGQQQGQPPRPPPNGNGNGSGNQQGGQGQSGQNN; encoded by the exons ATGAAGCAGTTCGCATTGTTCAGCATCTTCCTCCTGATTCTGGTTTTGGGACTG GCCCAGATGCCCCAGCAGGTCGCTGCCCAGGGCCCAGGACAGCAGCAGGGACAGCCGCCAAGACCGCCACCAAATGGCAATGGAAACGGCAGTGGCAACCAGCAGGGTGGACAAGGACAAAGTGGCCAAAACAACTAG